One stretch of Vogesella indigofera DNA includes these proteins:
- the lepA gene encoding translation elongation factor 4 has protein sequence MKNIRNFSIIAHIDHGKSTLADRFIQYCGGLDMREMSAQVLDSMDIEKERGITIKAQTAALTYKARDGQVYNLNLIDTPGHVDFSYEVSRSLSACEGALLVVDASQGVEAQTVANCYTAIELGVEVVPVLNKIDLPAADPDRIAQEIEDIIGIEAVDAVRASAKSGIGIEDILETVVSKIPPPEGNPDGPLKALIIDSWFDNYVGVVMLVRVIDGQLKPKDKIKFMATQAEHLCEQVGVFTPKSVQRQSLNAGEVGFVIAGIKELKSAKVGDTITLVNRPADAPLPGFKEVQSQVFAGLYPVESHDYESLRDALEKLQLNDASLKYEPEVSQALGFGFRCGFLGLLHLEIVQERLEREFDMDLITTAPTVIYEVVMKDGTISEVSNPSKMPEAGKYEELREPIITATILVPQDYVGSVMTLCNQKRGVQRNMQYMGRQVMLTYDLPMNEVVMDFFDKLKSTSRGYASLDYEFKEFQASDLVKLDVLVNSEKVDALSLIVHRATSVYRGRELVSKMRELIPRQMFDIAVQAAIGGHIISRETVKALRKNVLAKCYGGDITRKKKLLEKQKAGKKRMKQVGNVEIPQEAFLAILQVGDK, from the coding sequence CTTTATCCAGTATTGCGGTGGCTTGGACATGCGTGAAATGAGCGCGCAGGTGCTCGATTCGATGGACATCGAAAAAGAGCGCGGCATTACCATCAAGGCGCAAACCGCCGCGCTGACCTACAAGGCGCGTGACGGCCAGGTCTACAACCTGAACCTGATCGACACGCCGGGACACGTCGACTTCAGCTACGAAGTCAGCCGTTCGCTGTCGGCGTGCGAAGGCGCGCTGCTGGTGGTCGATGCCTCGCAAGGCGTCGAGGCCCAGACCGTGGCCAACTGCTATACCGCCATCGAGCTGGGTGTGGAAGTGGTGCCGGTACTGAACAAGATCGACCTGCCGGCGGCCGATCCCGACCGCATTGCGCAGGAAATCGAGGACATCATCGGCATTGAGGCGGTAGACGCGGTGCGCGCCTCGGCCAAGTCCGGCATCGGTATCGAGGACATCCTCGAAACCGTGGTCAGCAAGATCCCGCCGCCGGAAGGCAATCCGGATGGCCCGCTGAAGGCGCTGATCATCGACTCGTGGTTCGACAACTACGTCGGCGTGGTGATGCTGGTGCGCGTGATTGACGGCCAGCTGAAGCCGAAGGACAAGATCAAGTTCATGGCCACCCAGGCCGAGCACCTGTGCGAACAGGTCGGCGTGTTCACACCGAAGTCGGTACAGCGTCAGAGCCTGAACGCGGGCGAAGTGGGCTTTGTCATCGCCGGTATCAAGGAGCTGAAATCGGCCAAGGTGGGCGACACCATCACCCTGGTGAACAGACCGGCAGATGCGCCGTTGCCGGGCTTCAAGGAAGTACAGTCGCAGGTGTTTGCCGGCCTGTATCCGGTGGAAAGCCACGACTACGAGTCGCTGCGCGATGCGCTGGAAAAACTGCAGCTGAACGATGCCTCGCTCAAGTACGAGCCGGAAGTGTCGCAGGCGCTGGGCTTCGGCTTCCGTTGCGGCTTCCTCGGCCTGCTGCACCTGGAAATCGTGCAGGAACGTCTTGAGCGCGAGTTCGACATGGACCTGATCACCACCGCGCCGACGGTGATCTACGAAGTGGTAATGAAGGACGGCACCATCAGCGAGGTATCCAATCCGTCGAAGATGCCGGAAGCGGGAAAGTACGAAGAACTGCGCGAGCCGATCATCACCGCCACCATTCTGGTGCCGCAGGATTATGTCGGCTCGGTGATGACATTGTGCAACCAGAAGCGCGGTGTGCAGCGCAATATGCAGTACATGGGCCGCCAGGTGATGCTGACCTACGACCTGCCGATGAATGAAGTGGTGATGGACTTCTTCGACAAGCTGAAGTCCACCAGCCGCGGCTATGCCTCGTTGGACTACGAGTTCAAGGAGTTCCAGGCCTCCGATCTGGTGAAGCTGGATGTGCTGGTCAACAGCGAAAAAGTCGATGCGCTGAGCCTGATCGTGCACCGTGCCACCAGCGTGTACCGAGGTCGCGAACTGGTGTCGAAGATGCGCGAACTGATTCCGCGCCAGATGTTCGACATTGCAGTGCAGGCGGCGATCGGCGGCCACATCATCTCCCGTGAGACGGTGAAGGCGCTGCGCAAAAACGTGCTGGCCAAGTGCTACGGTGGCGACATTACCCGTAAGAAAAAGCTGCTGGAAAAGCAGAAGGCCGGTAAGAAGCGGATGAAGCAGGTCGGCAACGTGGAGATTCCACAGGAAGCCTTCCTCGCGATCTTGCAAGTTGGGGACAAATAA